The segment GGGTTCTTCGGTCCCCCGTCCTGTGCAGTGCTGCTGGACGCCAACTGGAGGTCTCCGGAGTATCTCTGCTGGGGGTGGGCCGGCTCAGTGCCACCCAGCCGGGACGCCTCTGGCCCCCAACTCTTCCCTCATCTTGAACTCACCGGTTCCCCAGGGGTTCCGAGGTCCAGCTGGCGTTGCCACTGTTGCAGGAATGAGGCGGACCCCTGTAGACCTCGTCCACACAGGCAGAGCCAGGCCCCCTGGAGCAGGAGCCGGGCGCTCGCGCCTGCTGCAGCCCCCACTTGCAGAGCCCCCTGCCCCGCGGCCTGGGCTACCCGGGCCAGGGCTCCACCCGGATCCCCAGCGTCTGGGCCCGGACCAGGGCCGCCGTCTAGTCGCCGTAGCTCCTGCTGCACCCACAGGGCTGAGATCTGTAGAGGGGATACAgaagttggtgggaatgcagaggTCTCTGATCCTCGATCCCCTTCCCCAACTCCCTCCTctgcgccccgcccccggcgcccCACCTCTAACAAGGTGGCCCCGAAGTTCACTACGCTGGCCGCGGCTTCTCTTAGCACTAGCCCCAGGGTGGGCTTCCGGGCAGGCGGGTTCTCCGGCTCTCGAGGCTCCAAGGACTTCAGTTCTCTGAACCTCTGCTCCAGATATTCATGGGCTGCGGCCGCAAGGAGCTCCAGGGAAGTCAGAAGTGGGGGCTGGAGGGCCACCTGGAAAGGCACAGGGGCAGCGGGGTCATCGGGACATAGGGCAGAGGTCACCGGGGGGGGGGGCGCTGGAAACCTTCCCAGAGCGTCTCCAGGTGCAGCCCTTACGGGTATCCGTGTAGGCGCACCTCCGTGGAGCTGTGGAAGTGGTAGACCCACAGCAGGGTTTCCAGGGAACTGGGGGTCCCCTTCATGGTTGCCACTGGCCGTGCGAGGGCGGGGGGAAAGACCGGGCCGGGGGGTGGACCGATTGGCCCCGCCATGAGGAGCTGCTCCACGCCTGCGGAGAGGTGCGTTTGTGAGGTCAGAGGACCTGTGGCCTCTCTGTGGCTCGTGGGCAGCGCGGAGGCTGTGACATCACGAACTCTGGGCTCCTCAGGTACCTCATTTTCGTCATGGTGGTTGCCACACTCATTGTCATGAATTGCGTCATCGTGCTCAACGTGTCATTGCGGACGCCCACCACTCACGCCGTGTCCCCGCGGCTGCGCCACGTAAGCACCGGGTGGATGGGcttggggcaggaggtggggcttCAAGCTAACCTCGCCCCGTCCCGCCCACCCCAGGTGTTGCTGGAGCTGCTGCCTCAGCTCCTGGGCTCCGGCGCGCCCCCTGAGATCCCCCGGGCTGCCTCGCCCCCAAGGCGGGCGTCGTCCCTGGGCCTCCTGCTCCGCGCAGAGGAGCTGATACTGAAAAAGCCGCGGAGCGAACTCGTATTTGAGCAGCAGAGGCACCGGCACGGAACCTGGACCGGTGAGCGGACTAGCCCGAGGGGGCCAAGGGGGGCGCCTTCAAGGGCGTGGCTCTTGATCACCCACCCCGAGTCGCCCCCACCAGCTACCCTCTGCCAGAACCTGGGCGCTGCCGCCCCCGAGATCCGCTGCTGTGTGGATGCCGTGAACTTCGTGGCTTCAAGCACGCGGGACCAGGAAGCCACTGGCGAGGTGGGGCCGGAGCACCGAGGTGGGGTGGAGCGCTGGGGGGCCTCGCCATCCCAGACTCTTGCGCAGCTGGCTCCTGCAGCTTTTAGGGACTCAATTTGtgcccaccccttccccaggAGGTGTCCGATTGGGTGCGCATGGGGAAGGCCCTTGACAGCATCTGCTTCTGGGCCGCTCTGGTGCTCTTCCTCGTGGGCTCCAGCCTCATCTTCCTCGGGGCCTACTTCAACCGAATGCCCCAGCTGCCCTACCCGCCGTGTATGTAGACCTGAGGCCACAGCCACACCAAGAATTCCCACCCGTCTCCAGGAGGATATTTGAAAAACACCTTGCTACCACTGCTTTATTACTATCCTTTCCCACTGCCAATGATAAATCTGTATTCATCTTCACAAGGagtcatgtgtgtgcacatgtgtgggtTCGGCCACCTGGCTGGCATCAGAAAGAGCTGCAGATGGTGCAGGCGGTCTCCCGCATGtcaaccctccagaaagcaagaacCACTCTCACTCCCGTCTTCCTGCCCTCCCAGTTTTTCTTGGGCCCCAGTCCCATGTGATCCTCTAGCCCCGTGAGCCTCTCAGAGGCTAAACAGGAGAGACCCGTTTGCAACACTTGCACATCGAGAAGCTGAAGCCAGGCACCTCTGTGGTCTGGCCAGGCTGGAGTGGATAGGAACCAAATGGTCCCAGCTCAAGGTCCACAGGTTTAAGGCTGAGGATGCCTGGGCCCTCCCTTAGTAGTTTCTTGTAGGTTCTCTTAGCCCAGCACTGCCCATCCACCCCCTCTCCACTAAGACTCAGGGACTGCAGATTCCCACCCCCTTCATCCCAGCCATGTTGGTGGGCCCTGGCTAGAACCCGGGATGATGAGAGACAACAGAGTAACCTAGGTCCTGAAGTGGTAGGAGCTGGTTGAATTGTCTTTATTAACAAACGAGATCTCCAAGGCCACTACATTgaggaggggcgggggcagggagggagcggGCTACTTGCTGCTCACACTATATACAGATGCAAGCAAGGGGGGGAGAGGGTGAGAGCTCCCTGCTCCCCCCTCCACCGGGGAAGGGCAGAGGCTAGAAGAGATGGGGATTGTAAAGGGGTAAATGTTTTGGCTGGCGGGATCCCCCCTCCATTCCCTGGGGTTTGGGGGGAGGGTAATCATTAAAGTGCTTTCAGAAAATGAGGAAATGGTCCCTGCCCCTGGAGTGGCTGGTGACCCCCCTAAAACCTAGGGCCCAGTGACCCCCCCCAGGGTCTGGTACATTCAAGGGGGGAGCCGGCTCCCCTGACGTGCAAATGATGGGGCCCAGGGCCCTGCCAAGTCAGCAGCAGTGGGGTATGGGGTCCAAGCCCCAAGAACTCTCCTTGTAAGTGGAGAAAGGGGGGTGGGGCTAGGCCCACTCAGTTCCTGGTAAGGGGAAGCTGTGCCTCTCCCTGGAAGTTGGGACAGGCACAGTTTAGGGGAGGGAAAATGTTGGGGAAGAGGATGGTCACGTGATCACAAAAGCATCAGGGGTCAGAGGTCACGTTCCCAGCAGGCTCCAGTGAATCAAACCAGTAAAAGCAAAAGcccagggagggaagagaagggcgGCCCGGGGAGTCTGGCTGTGGGGGGTGAGCTGGTCCACAGaggccagcccagcccagggccccgTCACCAGTTCATGATGCAGTTACGGTTCAAGGTCATGAAGTAAACTTGGCTGCTGCCCCCGGAGCGGACCGAGGCGAAAaatacctgggtggggaggagaagaagTCACCAGGGTGAGTGGGGCAGCCAAGGTGGAGGTGCCTCAGTTAACTGGGAGAAGGGAGAAACTGCAGGATTTAGTCCCGCAGAGTGCCCCCATTCCCTTCCAAAAGGCAGGAACATGTGGCATGAAGGAGCCCAGACTTCTTAGAGACTGAAGGTGGGGGAAGGGCAGGCTGCCTCTCAGGAAGACCTAtaaccacccctcccccagctctgcccaggcccaggtaggggtggggatggggcccaCACTGTGCAGGAGCCTGGGCGGCTTATCATTCCCACCTTGTCATTCCGCTCACACAGGAACTTGAGCCTCTGGGCTCGTTTGTGCATGAAGACCCCATCCAGGTGGCCTGTCTCCACAGAGCGGATCTCAATGGCTTTCTCTCCCCAGCCCATGATCTGGTTGGAGCAGATGTAGGCtgggtggggagcagagaggggTGATAAGTGGGCTACAGCCCGGCTGGCTTGGAGACACAGGCCAGGGGGGCAGGCCCCTCACTCACCCACAGAGGTGGGCATCTCTCCCCACTGCAGCACCACGTCCTTGATGATCCGGCCGTACGTGTTGACATAGACGCCCTCATCCTCGTAGCACAGCAGCATCTCCATGCCGTCCGTGTTGGGGAGGAAGATGATGGCATGGGGCGTGATCTGGCTCTGGATCTGGGGAGGAGAAAGTGGGTGGGAGGCCCGAAGGCTGGGCCCAAGCTGGGGGCCCCACTCCGCCCGCAGCCCTGCCAAGCTTACATGCACAGGGATGTAGATGTCGTAGCTGTTCCCCGAGTCCACATCCACAGCGTGGAAGCCGGCGCTGGAGCCATAGATGACCTTGAGCCGCTGGCCCTCCTCTACGGTCAGGTCCACCAGTAGAGGGCGGTGCGGGAGGTCAGCAAAGGACTGTGGGGGGAGAAAGGGCTCAGGggatgtgggcagaggagccagaccTTGGACCAGTGATGGAAGTTGAGGCTTGGGTACCTTGAAAGCCATGAATTTGTGGTAAGGTTTGGGGGCCCAGGCATACACCTCCACAGAGTTCTTCAGGGCGATGACCAGGAACTTGATGCGTTCGTATTTCACTAGGGGCAGGAAAAGGGGGGATGCAGGCGCTTCCCTGCTTGGGCTGCAGCCCCTCCCCGGGGTCTGTCTACACCCCCAACTGCAGGCCCCCCCATCTCTGGCCTTCCAAGGCTTTCTCAGCCCAGGACCccgtctctttctctcttctcataAACAAATGTGCCCTGCCACTGTGTTGTGACCTCCTCACCCACGCGGTAGTGCCCGCAGCCCTCCATGTCCCCCACAGTGGTCCAGCCTTGCTTCTTCTCCACTTCCGGATCATTGTGCAGAATCTTGTTCCGGAGCCAGGACAGGTAATACACCCGCAGTTTGTTCCTTTTCCCTGAGGAACAGAGAACCCTCGCTGGAGGCCCAGCTTCCACTTCCCCACCATCCCGTGTGGACCTCGAGGGGTGAGAAAGTGGGGGCCCCATCTTCCAGTTCCTGTCCTGGGGCAGCCCTCCCCTCAGGCACTGAgccctcctcctggccaccgcctcCCCCCAACCTGAGATGGTGATGAGCAAGTTGAGTCCCTCCAGCACGTCCATCTGCTGGAAGCGCCGCCGCCCGATGAGTCCATACACCTTGCCCTGCCCACTGCGGTCCAGCAGCATCAGCCCATTCTCCGTGCCCACCAGCAGGTTGACCCCTGCAAGAGGAGCCCTTGGGCAGATGAGAGGCAGAGCCAGGCCCTCGCCTGACCAGGAGCACGGGGGCACACCAGGCCCCTCTTTTCCTTCCCCACCCTGGCTTACCCCAAAGGGCCGCACAGAGGATCTCGGAATTGAACCGCTTCTTGTACTTCCGAATCTCGGGGGTTTCGCTGTGGGCCCGGGTATTGGTGGGGTTCACGTTGACCACAGAGCCTTTCCTCACGTCGTACTGTAGCTGATCGAGCCGACTGCCCTCTCCACCCACCAGGGCtgcgggaggaggagaggagaagggagtgggctGAGTCTTGTCACTCTGTCTCACTGTATCCCATGCTCCAGGATACTCTGAACCAAAGGGAAAGACTAGGGAATGGACCAGGTGCCTGGAGGAGTCTACACAGGGCCAGAAGGCCTGGCAAAGCCCTCGCTCCCTCATGCAGGTCCCTGGGTCACCTCTGAGCATTCTGCCCCGCCTTGAGTCAAGGCAGCCCCAGAAACCCTTACTGCCTTCGTGCCAGGGCAGGTGTGGGCCACAGGGAAGGCTGTGAGCACTCAGTGAAGCCTGTCATCAGAGGCCACCCgacccctccccaggcctcctaTCTCACCTGTAATGGGAATGGTGTCCCCACTGCCTCCGGGCTGGTAGATCCCCAGGTCCACAAACATCGTAAACGAGCTCTTGCCGGGGGCTTTTACCAGCCCACGAGACTGGTACTGTGGGGTGAGGCTGGCAGTGAGGCTAACATGCCAGACCCCAGCCCGGGCCCACCCCTCCTTTTGCACCCTGGCCAACCAGCTCCCAGGGCTCCCCCTTGCTGACCACAGTGCCCCAGCGCCCCTGGGCCTCCTGTCCATGGCCAGTGACCTCCTCTCGCCCCACGGAGCCACCTCCACCCACTTACGTCACTGCCTCCATCCTTCAAGGGGGGGCTTTGACCTTTGCTGCTCTCAGTGGGCGAGTGGCTGGGCTGGACCACGTCTGGCAGGTTTGTATAGCCATTGCTGTCGGCGTGCAGCAGGCTGCGCTCCTCCTCAGGGGTCTAAAGGAACAAAGGGAAGGGGGCCAGTGCTGGGGCCgaggaggggcagggcaggcTGGAGCAGAACGGGAGAGGAGGGGTACTCACTCGCTGGACCACCATGGTGCCACCCCCGTAGGGGGTCTGGGGCCCGGCTATCTCCTCCACGTCGTGGACCACCATGGTGCTGACGCTGTCTGTGTCTCCATCGCTGCTATGGAGAGAGGAAGGTCAGGAGGGCCCTCTGGGGCCTGCCTGTCACCCAAGTGCCACCTGAGTGCCACAGGGAGCCGGGGCACGGGCACCTGCAGTGTCTGCTGGCACCCAGCAGCTCCCGCCCCACACTGGGGGAGCGCTGGCTGTCCTGAAGAGGCGCTCATCTCAcaggacagtgaaggacagcagGGGACACCAGCCCCCAGGCCTGTATCCCGTTCTCTACGGAAGGGTAGGAAGAACCGGCCGGCAATGACAGCCGAGGCCCCACAGCAGCTCTGGGACGGGAACTGCTTTCCCTCAAACTTGACCCAACACCCCCTCCCTCAGCACCTATCTCTCAGGCGCCTCTGGCAGGGATGTGCCCCTGCCCTGGGCGCCCCCATACCGGGCCCCAGGGGCGTCTCTGCTCCCCTCTGACGGCTCGCCATTGCTCTCCTCTTCCTCATCCTCGCTGCTCTCCACCTCCTCGCTGGACGACGAGTAGTCCATGGCCTTCTTGGGAGGCCGGGGGGCCTCGTCCAGGGTCCGCTCTTTCAGTAGGACGAAATCCTGCGGGGGAGGAGCTGCGTGAGGCGGGGAGGCAGTGGTGCCGCGGAGGCCAGAGAAAGGCAGGGAACAGGAGGGGCTGCCCGCGGCCCTGCTCACTAACCTCACCAATGGCTCGCTTATAGCTCTGGGAAGGGCCGAGGGGGAAGAAGGGCagccaggaggaggcaggagagaggttAAGAAAGGTTAGTAACTGGGAAGGGCCACCCTGTTAGCCCACAGACCCTCCAGCCTCAGACTAATGATGGCCCTGCCCCTGGCGCCCAGCTCTCTGGGGCTCTAGAGGCTCCACAGTGGCCCCCAGGTCCCAAACCATGAGAAGATGGGAGGGGGCCACCTGATGACTTACTGCGGGCCGGCCTGGCCGCGAGCGGTGGTCATCGGGCTTGGCTTTGTTTCCAGGGGAGAGCACAGGAGAGTTGTCCAGTTTGGAGGAGGCTAAATGTGGCAGGGTGGGGGAGAAAGGAGGTCACTGACACCGGCGTAGGGTGGTCTGGCCTCAAGTCCAGCCTGGTAACCACGCTGCCCAGTCCAGAGCTGCCAAAGGTGGGGTCCACCCTGGGGAGACTgaccccagggctgggctcaCGTACCTCCCACCCGGTTCCGCTCCAGCGAGCCGGCTTGCGGGAGGTGCCCGTGAGAGGCCGGGAGGACGCTGTCTGAGCGCTCCCAGCCGGGGTCGCTCCTCCTGAGGTCGGGGTTACTGTGGGAGGGGTGGAGGCAGGGTCAGGGCGAGGGGGTGTCCGCGCCCCGGGAGGCTGAGCTGCACCGCAGAGGAAGCCGTCACCAGGGGGGACAGGTGGCAGAAGTGAAGGTGGGAGGGAGCAGGGGGGACAGCTCCATTACCTACAGGCGTTGGGCGGGCCGGGGGGCGGAGCAGGGGGCCCTGGAGGCTTGGGGCTGCCCCGCTCTGCCCGCCTTTGCAGATAGATTTGCCAGGCGGAGTTGCTGCGAGGTCTGTGGAGGGAGCACAGGgtgccggggcggggcggggcgggggctgaGGTGACTGGGGCGGGGCTCGCCCACCCCTAAGTGGGCAACCTGGCACACTGCCCTCTGCCGCCCGCCCCGAGCCCTAGGCTGCCACCCGCCCCCAGCCAGGTGTTACCTAGCACGGACCGCCTGCGCTGGCCGGGACCCTCCGGCCCCACTGGTGTTAAGGGCAGTGGCGATTGATGAGGTCCTCTGAGGCAcctgaggagggaaggaaggggtcaGGGCTCCGTGACGGCACGGCAGACACCAGGCCCCTCTTAGAGACCCTGGAAGGGGCGCCCCCCACCGTGATGGAGAAGCAGACTTAGGCTGGGGAAGCTGATGATCTCTGTCCAAGGTTCATGAGCAGGGGAGACAGCAGAGCTGGGATCTGGCCGGCAAGTCTGCCCCTGGTGCTCCCTGAACCCCGGGGGCCTCTTCTGCTCCCACACACACCATGGAATCCCCTGGACACACTCGCATGCCGGCCCGCCTACCAGACATCAGGGTGACTCCTGCAGGACCGGCCAGGCTGGACTCCTTACCCTTCCATTCCCTCCAGACACCCAAGCTTGCGTCCACCTCGCCTGCTGACCACTCCCACTCTATCCCCCCAATTTCTCTGCCCTCTTCTGGCTCTGCAAGGCTGCCCTTACCTTTGGAGGGGCCTCATTATCAGGCCGGACCCAGGCTGGGGGGTTCGGGCTGGGGCCAGGCCCTTCGGAAGTGGGGTCTGAGTTCTGCCGGATGACAGCTCCTCGGGCACTCGGCGTGGCAGTGGGTGCGGGCACGGCGGGGTCGGGGTCATGGGAGGCGGGGAAGGCAGCCAGGTTTCGGGTGGGTTGGTCCTGCAGGGACTGGGAGCGGGGTACAGGCGCTGCATATGGCTTCAGTGGGACCCGGTGTGCCACCAGGCTCTGCGGGGAGAGACCAGGGAGGGTGGGCCACCTGCTCTGTGGCACGCCCCCACCTGGGAGCtggggcctgggcagggaggaaggggcagGTCAAGCCTCTGAGTTCCAACTATCCATCGAAAGGGGCTCCTGGAGCCCAAAAACAGgtaagacagagagacagacgtGTGCCTGTCTCTGCCGGCGAGTCCTGAGGTCTGTGCCCCCTGGCTCTGggcatgtgcatgtatgtgtacacGCaaggcacccccccacccccatatcTGTGTGTGAAGACAGGAACAGGGAGAGACTCACCTTGTGCGGTCCCTCCTGGGGCTCTACCGGCCTCTGCATAGGAGGAGTTTGGGAAAGGGGTCCTGGGGGCCCGGGGGAGGCCTGGGGGACGGGGGGCTCAGGCCCTGCGCTGCCTGGCTTGCTCTTGGCCAAGGGAGAGTTCTGCTGTTTGTTCATCCTTGTTCTCTCTTCCACCTGTGAGGCGACAGGACGCCAAGCAGGACGGCTTTTGTCCTGTTCTCAAGTCATGTCCCAACCTCTCCAGCACCGCCCAGACGCACTGCCTGCCCTTTGCCCTCCCCAGGGCCTCCCGCGCGCAATGACGGAGTCTTAGACAGCACAGGAGGCGCTGAGTACCTCTCGGGCCCAGGCTGGCTTGTCGGCAGGGTTGACGCCCCGACCGTAGTGATACAGGGGCTTCCGGTCCCCGGGCAGGATCTGCTGCTGTttctgaagctgctgctgctgctgctgctgctgctgcagggacTTGAGGTAGGCATGCTCCTGCTGCAGCTGCCTCTGCAGGCGCTCGGACTGCCGTTGCTCCTCCAGCTGCTTCCGCTTGTATTCCTGGGCCCAAGTGTAGGGAGAGAGGGCTCAGCAGGGTGGACCCTGGAAGCCAGAGCAGGCACGCCCTTGCTCTCCTCCAACTGCCTAGAGAGGAGAGGTCTCTTCCCTTGATGCCCGGGTGACCCCTTCCCCTGAAGTGCTCCCGTCCCACTGCGGCGGAGATGCTCTGAATGCGTGTCTTCCCAGGGGAAGCTGGGGACCCCGTTACCAGCAGCAGGGCCTGTTCCTGGAGCAGCTGTTGCTGAAGGATCTCGAGCTGTCGCTGCTCCTCCTCTAGCCTGTGACGGATATActcctggggggcggggtggggggcagagggcagggagagagggagaggcggggtgggggtggggggcagcagcGGCGGCGAAGGAGTTGGAGGATGGGGTCAGTGGGGTGAGGATGAGGAGGAGGccgaggtggggggtgggggagagtaaGAGAGAGGCCAGAGTGGGATGAGCCCCACGGAGGCAGGGAATGAGGGGGACACCAGGGCGGAGGCCCCATGAGGGAAGGTGCAGGGGGCAGGAGTCAGGGTGggaggcaaagagatggggaatgaAGGCACAGAgacaggaggagggcagggagccgGGGTGGGGGGTTGAGGGGTgggagaaaacagagagaaagagtgaAGCTGGAAAAGATAGGAGGAATTccgggggagggagagaaggggaaggggcctggggagcagggcaggcaggcggcaggagcaggaggggaggCCAGGGTGGGAAGGGGTGAGTCCGGTGTGCACTGGGGGCGCTGTACCTGCTCGCGCTCCGCCTGCCGCCGCTCCTCCTCCCGCCGCAGAGCCTGCATGTCCTCCAGCCGCCGCTGCTGCTCCTTCTCCTGCAGCTTCCGCTGCTCCCGCTCCCGCCGCTGTTGCTGCAGGCGAGGGGACAGGCAGCCTGAAGGACCACAGCAGACCCAGGGCAGCACTGCACGCGGAAGCAGGGACCCACCTCAGCCCACTTCTGTCCCTCCTGGGCTAGGCTCCATCTCGTTGGGGATGGTGGTGAGAGCGGGTGGCTTCAACTTGCTTCTACAAACCTACCTACCCTCACACCAGAGCCCACAGGGGCCTGGCTCAGGAGGAGCTGCTGTCTAAATGGCTGTGGGCTTGGGATGGGAGCTGCCAAGAGGAGGGGGCCTAATTGGATAAAACCGTCCCCTATCCATTCCGTCACCAAACAGACAAAACCGAGTCCACAACAGTGTCCCCCATGTCCCAGCTACCGGCCTCTCAAATGAACCCTAACGGCCAAAGGGAGTGGGCTGCAGTGGCAGCCTTCAGCCACAAGAGGGCACCAGGTACCCATACACAGAAATGTGACTTAGTAAGGGACCCTGGGCAACATCAGTAGCCCAGGTCACGTTCACTTAATAACTTTGACAATCTTtctgccaaaaaataaataaataaaagaaggaaagaaagaaagagcacaaGCCCTAAAGACACATCAGGCCTTCTCCAGGAAACACCTTGGTAGACAGATTTTGGTTACTCTGCTACCTGAAAgccatatttattaataataatttgtaCTAGGCTCTCTTGAGCAGCCtttcttgaaaattatttttcgtTCAATGAAGACAGGGGCCCACTTTGGGGAGCAGTACACAGGCAGTGTGGAGGCTTCCGCCTCTCTCCTGCTgcttgaaagtcactcagtcgtgttcaactctgtgaccccatggactaaacagtccatggaattctccaggccagaatactggagtgggtagcctatcccttctccaggggatcttcccgacccaggaatcgaaccagggtctcctgcattgcaggtggattctttatcaactgaactatcagggaagcctacttAGATAACTTTTAAATTAAGCTCAGCCCTCCATGAACTTTGGATCATGTAATTATTTCAACAAAAATCCCATCATTTAAGGCAAAATTTTAACCAATCTATAAGGTCTCTTCTTCCTCACCATGCCCCCTGCAAAATAAATAcctttatacacatatacaaagtattttttaaactggGATTTAAAAAACTGCAGCTACTTAAAAATAAGATTCTCTATTCATTAATTTCTGCCATCCACCTCCAATTAGTGCGCTGGACAAGCTTGTAGGAAGCAAATCTAAGCCCCAACAACCATAAGTAAAAGGAGGGCCTTTCGAGGGATCTTATTTACCAACAGACGGGGCACCTGCTGGAGGGACAAGTGCCCAGGACATGGAGGGGTTTGAGCAGAGACCCTCAGCCTCCTCGGGTCGGAAGGGAAACAGAGCAGGCAAACCCCAGAGCTGAGGTTTACATACAGACACGAGGAAGGGGAGACAGTGgctttttggaaaactcagctctGAAGGGATGCTGAGGGTACCACCACCCACACTGGGCTGGTGGGTGCCTTACGGGCCCCTCAGAGAGGACAGAGCCCTTCCCTGCAAGTCTGAAGGCGGGGGGCTGGCCCCCCTCGCTCCCTCTTCTTCATGTTGTCCTAAGCGCACCAGCAGACCAGCAGTGGGACCAGGACCTGGTCAGGTCAGGCCCTTCCAGGAGCACCCGCCCCTCGACATGCCCCGCCCCCACACCTCCTCAACCCGCCGCCGCTCCTCCTTTTGCTCCTCGATGCGCCGCTGGCGCTGGTGCAGGAGGTGTTTGATGTGCGCCTCCGGGTCtcgctgttgctgctgctgcagctgctgctgctgctgctttaaaGCCTCTGAGTTGCTCTTGTTCTCCTGCTGGAGCCGAAGGAATTCCCGGCGGAGGGTCGACTCCCCCGGCACGTTCATGATGGAGCTGGGCAAGACGGTACACGGTACACGGTACACGGGAGTATTGGGGTCAGAAGCCACCCTCCCCTCTGGGAGCCCTAAACACGTGCTTCTGCAAACCAGAGGGGGTCGCCTCGGGTTGCTCCCGGATGACCGAAGACCTGTCCTCCCTCTGCCCCGCCTTGGGCCCGCACTCCTTCAACACCCCAGCCTGCAGCCCTGAGTTCCCTCCAGCTCCTGCATTCGTTCCGTTCCGACTCAGCACACAGGGCCTCCGTCCCATGGGTCCACCTGTCTGTGTCCACCACCCCCAGGCTGAGTCCCCAAGCCAAGGGCCA is part of the Budorcas taxicolor isolate Tak-1 chromosome 19, Takin1.1, whole genome shotgun sequence genome and harbors:
- the MINK1 gene encoding misshapen-like kinase 1 isoform X8, whose product is MGDPAPARSLDDIDLSALRDPAGIFELVEVVGNGTYGQVYKGRHVKTGQLAAIKVMDVTEDEEEEIKQEINMLKKYSHHRNIATYYGAFIKKSPPGNDDQLWLVMEFCGAGSVTDLVKNTKGNALKEDCIAYICREILRGLAHLHAHKVIHRDIKGQNVLLTENAEVKLVDFGVSAQLDRTVGRRNTFIGTPYWMAPEVIACDENPDATYDYRSDIWSLGITAIEMAEGAPPLCDMHPMRALFLIPRNPPPRLKSKKWSKKFIDFIDTCLIKAYLSRPPTEQLLKFPFIRDQPTERQVRIQLKDHIDRSRKKRGEKEETEYEYSGSEEEDDSHGEEGEPSSIMNVPGESTLRREFLRLQQENKSNSEALKQQQQQLQQQQQRDPEAHIKHLLHQRQRRIEEQKEERRRVEEQQRREREQRKLQEKEQQRRLEDMQALRREEERRQAEREQEYKRKQLEEQRQSERLQRQLQQEHAYLKSLQQQQQQQQQLQKQQQILPGDRKPLYHYGRGVNPADKPAWAREVEERTRMNKQQNSPLAKSKPGSAGPEPPVPQASPGPPGPLSQTPPMQRPVEPQEGPHKSLVAHRVPLKPYAAPVPRSQSLQDQPTRNLAAFPASHDPDPAVPAPTATPSARGAVIRQNSDPTSEGPGPSPNPPAWVRPDNEAPPKVPQRTSSIATALNTSGAGGSRPAQAVRARPRSNSAWQIYLQRRAERGSPKPPGPPAPPPGPPNACSNPDLRRSDPGWERSDSVLPASHGHLPQAGSLERNRVGASSKLDNSPVLSPGNKAKPDDHRSRPGRPADFVLLKERTLDEAPRPPKKAMDYSSSSEEVESSEDEEEESNGEPSEGSRDAPGARSDGDTDSVSTMVVHDVEEIAGPQTPYGGGTMVVQRTPEEERSLLHADSNGYTNLPDVVQPSHSPTESSKGQSPPLKDGGSDYQSRGLVKAPGKSSFTMFVDLGIYQPGGSGDTIPITALVGGEGSRLDQLQYDVRKGSVVNVNPTNTRAHSETPEIRKYKKRFNSEILCAALWGVNLLVGTENGLMLLDRSGQGKVYGLIGRRRFQQMDVLEGLNLLITISGKRNKLRVYYLSWLRNKILHNDPEVEKKQGWTTVGDMEGCGHYRVVKYERIKFLVIALKNSVEVYAWAPKPYHKFMAFKSFADLPHRPLLVDLTVEEGQRLKVIYGSSAGFHAVDVDSGNSYDIYIPVHIQSQITPHAIIFLPNTDGMEMLLCYEDEGVYVNTYGRIIKDVVLQWGEMPTSVAYICSNQIMGWGEKAIEIRSVETGHLDGVFMHKRAQRLKFLCERNDKVFFASVRSGGSSQVYFMTLNRNCIMNW
- the MINK1 gene encoding misshapen-like kinase 1 isoform X7; amino-acid sequence: MGDPAPARSLDDIDLSALRDPAGIFELVEVVGNGTYGQVYKGRHVKTGQLAAIKVMDVTEDEEEEIKQEINMLKKYSHHRNIATYYGAFIKKSPPGNDDQLWLVMEFCGAGSVTDLVKNTKGNALKEDCIAYICREILRGLAHLHAHKVIHRDIKGQNVLLTENAEVKLVDFGVSAQLDRTVGRRNTFIGTPYWMAPEVIACDENPDATYDYRSDIWSLGITAIEMAEGAPPLCDMHPMRALFLIPRNPPPRLKSKKWSKKFIDFIDTCLIKAYLSRPPTEQLLKFPFIRDQPTERQVRIQLKDHIDRSRKKRGEKEETEYEYSGSEEEDDSHGEEGEPSSIMNVPGESTLRREFLRLQQENKSNSEALKQQQQQLQQQQQRDPEAHIKHLLHQRQRRIEEQKEERRRVEEQQRREREQRKLQEKEQQRRLEDMQALRREEERRQAEREQEYKRKQLEEQRQSERLQRQLQQEHAYLKSLQQQQQQQQQLQKQQQILPGDRKPLYHYGRGVNPADKPAWAREVEERTRMNKQQNSPLAKSKPGSAGPEPPVPQASPGPPGPLSQTPPMQRPVEPQEGPHKSLVAHRVPLKPYAAPVPRSQSLQDQPTRNLAAFPASHDPDPAVPAPTATPSARGAVIRQNSDPTSEGPGPSPNPPAWVRPDNEAPPKVPQRTSSIATALNTSGAGGSRPAQAVRARPRSNSAWQIYLQRRAERGSPKPPGPPAPPPGPPNACSNPDLRRSDPGWERSDSVLPASHGHLPQAGSLERNRVGASSKLDNSPVLSPGNKAKPDDHRSRPGRPASYKRAIGEDFVLLKERTLDEAPRPPKKAMDYSSSSEEVESSEDEEEESNGEPSEGSRDAPGARDGDTDSVSTMVVHDVEEIAGPQTPYGGGTMVVQRTPEEERSLLHADSNGYTNLPDVVQPSHSPTESSKGQSPPLKDGGSDYQSRGLVKAPGKSSFTMFVDLGIYQPGGSGDTIPITALVGGEGSRLDQLQYDVRKGSVVNVNPTNTRAHSETPEIRKYKKRFNSEILCAALWGVNLLVGTENGLMLLDRSGQGKVYGLIGRRRFQQMDVLEGLNLLITISGKRNKLRVYYLSWLRNKILHNDPEVEKKQGWTTVGDMEGCGHYRVVKYERIKFLVIALKNSVEVYAWAPKPYHKFMAFKSFADLPHRPLLVDLTVEEGQRLKVIYGSSAGFHAVDVDSGNSYDIYIPVHIQSQITPHAIIFLPNTDGMEMLLCYEDEGVYVNTYGRIIKDVVLQWGEMPTSVAYICSNQIMGWGEKAIEIRSVETGHLDGVFMHKRAQRLKFLCERNDKVFFASVRSGGSSQVYFMTLNRNCIMNW